A portion of the Lolium rigidum isolate FL_2022 chromosome 1, APGP_CSIRO_Lrig_0.1, whole genome shotgun sequence genome contains these proteins:
- the LOC124682292 gene encoding IMPACT family member in pol 5'region-like isoform X1, giving the protein MAAVRLRSIPLLLPAAAVHRSYSCRSSAAAVDSARAMSSSSSTSSAPSPYTTLVGRVHCEREIKRSKFIAIAASVPNERAAMSFLNEVKDPRATHNCWAYKVGEQLRFNDDGEPSSTAGKPIYSAIVSSGLDRVMVVVIRYFGGIKLGTGGLVRAYGGTASECLKDAPTCLVKPKAHVGMEVPFDLLGTVYHQLQHFQAEDIKQDYDTGKDGTVVVMFKVEYEKIESLGSAVNSACSRKIELLL; this is encoded by the exons atggcggccgtGCGCCTCCGCTCCATTCCCCTCCTGCTCCCCGCGGCCGCAGTCCACCGGAGCTACTCCTGCcgaagctccgccgccgccgtcgactccGCACGCGCcatgtcgtcatcctcctccacgTCGTCGGCCCCCTCTCCGTACACGACGCTGGTGGGGCGAGTCCACTGCGAGCGCGAGATCAAGCGCAGCAAGTTCATCGCAATCGCCGCATCCGTCCCCAACGAGCGCGCCGCCATGTCCTTCCTCAACGAG GTCAAGGATCCGCGTGCCACCCATAATTGCTGGGCATATAAG GTGGGAGAGCAACTCCGTTTCAACGATGACGGCgaaccttcaagcacagctgggaaGCCAATATACTCTGCCATCGTTTCGTCTGGCCTTGATAGGGTCATGGTAGTTGTAATTAG ATACTTCGGAGGCATAAAATTGGGAACCGGCGGACTGGTGAGAGCTTATGGTGGGACTGCTTCTGAATGCCTTAAAGATGCTCCTACTTGTCTTGTGAAACCCAAG GCTCATGTGGGCATGGAAGTGCCATTTGATCTCTTGGGCACAGTCTATCATCAG CTGCAGCATTTCCAAGCTGAAGATATTAAACAAGACTATGATACCGGCAAAGATGGTACAGTTGTCGTCATGTTCAAAGTGGAATATGAAAAAATTGAGAGTCTAGGAAGCGCAGTGAATTCAGCCTGCAGCAGGAAAATTGAACTATTACTGTAA
- the LOC124682292 gene encoding IMPACT family member in pol 5'region-like isoform X2, which translates to MSSSSSTSSAPSPYTTLVGRVHCEREIKRSKFIAIAASVPNERAAMSFLNEVKDPRATHNCWAYKVGEQLRFNDDGEPSSTAGKPIYSAIVSSGLDRVMVVVIRYFGGIKLGTGGLVRAYGGTASECLKDAPTCLVKPKAHVGMEVPFDLLGTVYHQHFQAEDIKQDYDTGKDGTVVVMFKVEYEKIESLGSAVNSACSRKIELLL; encoded by the exons atgtcgtcatcctcctccacgTCGTCGGCCCCCTCTCCGTACACGACGCTGGTGGGGCGAGTCCACTGCGAGCGCGAGATCAAGCGCAGCAAGTTCATCGCAATCGCCGCATCCGTCCCCAACGAGCGCGCCGCCATGTCCTTCCTCAACGAG GTCAAGGATCCGCGTGCCACCCATAATTGCTGGGCATATAAG GTGGGAGAGCAACTCCGTTTCAACGATGACGGCgaaccttcaagcacagctgggaaGCCAATATACTCTGCCATCGTTTCGTCTGGCCTTGATAGGGTCATGGTAGTTGTAATTAG ATACTTCGGAGGCATAAAATTGGGAACCGGCGGACTGGTGAGAGCTTATGGTGGGACTGCTTCTGAATGCCTTAAAGATGCTCCTACTTGTCTTGTGAAACCCAAG GCTCATGTGGGCATGGAAGTGCCATTTGATCTCTTGGGCACAGTCTATCATCAG CATTTCCAAGCTGAAGATATTAAACAAGACTATGATACCGGCAAAGATGGTACAGTTGTCGTCATGTTCAAAGTGGAATATGAAAAAATTGAGAGTCTAGGAAGCGCAGTGAATTCAGCCTGCAGCAGGAAAATTGAACTATTACTGTAA
- the LOC124682307 gene encoding vegetative cell wall protein gp1-like — protein MAPSVHHLLVLLLAFTSFSGSYAARRLLDTAAAPEAAAPAQPSVPKVPTALPPASSVPAVPTTLPPMPSIPAVPTTLPPMPSIPAVPTTLPPMPSIPAVPKLAIPPVPSIPIPKVAMAPIAPGAVPSLPVPAVPATIPTIPTLPGTMPSMPSVPTTIPSIPLTVPTTFPTIPGFQMPPIPSMSPPPQTTSP, from the coding sequence ATGGCTCCTAGTGTTCACCATCTCCTTGTTCTGCTCCTAGCCTTCACATCCTTCAGCGGCAGCTACGCAGCTCGTCGTCTTCTAGACACAGCAGCCGCGCCAGAGGCCGCCGCACCAGCTCAGCCTTCTGTACCAAAAGTTCCCACAGCACTGCCTCCGGCGTCTTCCGTTCCCGCAGTTCCAACCACACTGCCTCCAATGCCTTCCATTCCCGCAGTTCCAACCACACTGCCTCCAATGCCTTCCATTCCAGCAGTTCCAACCACACTGCCTCCAATGCCTTCCATTCCCGCAGTTCCAAAGTTGGCAATCCCACCAGTACCATCCATTCCCATCCCCAAGGTCGCCATGGCACCAATAGCCCCTGGCGCAGTTCCATCTCTTCCTGTTCCGGCGGTTCCGGCCACCATACCAACCATTCCTACTTTGCCTGGTACCATGCCATCGATGCCCTCAGTCCCAACTACTATTCCATCCATTCCGCTCACAGTACCGACAACATTCCCTACCATTCCCGGGTTCCAGATGCCACCTATTCCATCCATGTCGCCACCTCCACAAACTACCAGCCCATGA
- the LOC124651618 gene encoding transcription factor bHLH30-like — translation MATDGGCSAPVASRKGATPVRSHSEAERKRRQRINAHLATLRTLVPSASRMDKAALLGEVVRHVRELRGRADDATEGLAVVPGEGDEVGVEEETEDRTWLRRPDDDDDSRWRRRVRAWVCCADRPGLMSDLGRAIRSVGTARPVRAEIATVGGRTRSVLELDYHVCDNHAATPPATDRAVALSTLRAALRTVLLNRDELLAAASADAEGYKRPRLSSLV, via the exons ATGGCGACGGACGGTGGGTGCTCGGCGCCGGTAGCGTCGCGGAAGGGGGCGACGCCGGTCCGGAGCCACAGCGAGGCCGAGCGCAAGCGGCGGCAGCGCATCAACGCCCACCTCGCCACGCTACGCACGCTCGTCCCCTCGGCTTCCCGG ATGGACAAGGCGGCGTTGCTGGGCGAGGTGGTGCGGCACGTCCGGGAGCTGCGTGGCAGGGCGGACGATGCGACGGAGGGCCTGGCCGTCGTCCCGGGCGAGGGCGACGAGGTGGGCGTCGAGGAAGAGACCGAGGACCGCACCTGGCTACGACggcccgacgacgacgacgactcccggtggcggcggcgcgtccgGGCGTGGGTGTGCTGCGCCGACCGCCCCGGGCTCATGTCCGACCTGGGCCGCGCCATCCGCTCCGTCGGCACCGCGCGCCCCGTCCGCGCCGAGATCGCCACCGTCGGCGGCAGGACCCGCAGCGTCCTGGAGCTAGACTACCACGTCTGCGACAACCACGCCGCAACGCCCCCGGCCACGGACAGAGCGGTGGCGCTCTCCACCCTGCGCGCCGCTCTGCGCACCGTGCTGCTCAACCGGGAcgagctcctcgccgccgcctccgccgacgcGGAGGGATACAAGCGGCCACGCCTCTCCAGTCTAGTGTAG